A window of Roseovarius sp. THAF27 contains these coding sequences:
- a CDS encoding NAD(P)-dependent oxidoreductase: protein MSHSALTPGITSGRLSEDDLARNFSDLHPPLDPHEALVAADRCYFCHDAPCITACPTDIDIPLFIRQIATGTPEAAAKTILSQNILGGMCARVCPTETLCEQACVREAAEGKPVLIGQLQRYATDTLQAAGTHPFARAPETGKSVAVVGAGPAGLACAHRLAMHGHAVTLYDARPKPGGLNEYGIAAYKTADGFAEREVDWLMQIGGITLENGKALGPDLSLDTLRDQFDAVFLGIGLGNVNALGLDGEDKTGVLDAVDFISDLRQASDLRDLQVGRDVVVIGGGMTAIDAAVQAKLLGALNVTLVYRRGRDRMNASVFEQDLAASKGVRIITNATPRALHGNGTVREIEFDYTDDALTPTGETVRIPADQVFKAIGQALAGDALPDLDGRKIAVTGPGRTSVAGVWAGGDCAAGGDDLTVTAVAQGRDAAEDIHATLSA from the coding sequence ATGAGCCATTCCGCCCTGACCCCCGGCATCACCTCCGGCCGCCTGTCAGAGGACGACCTCGCCCGCAATTTCTCCGATCTGCATCCACCGCTTGACCCGCACGAGGCGCTGGTGGCCGCCGATCGTTGCTATTTCTGCCACGACGCGCCCTGCATTACGGCCTGTCCCACCGATATCGACATCCCGCTCTTCATCCGCCAGATCGCCACCGGCACGCCCGAGGCCGCCGCGAAGACGATCCTGAGCCAGAACATCCTCGGCGGCATGTGCGCCCGCGTCTGCCCGACCGAGACGCTCTGCGAACAGGCCTGCGTGCGCGAAGCCGCCGAGGGCAAGCCAGTCCTAATCGGGCAACTCCAACGCTACGCCACCGACACCCTTCAGGCCGCGGGCACGCATCCCTTCGCCCGCGCGCCCGAGACGGGCAAGTCGGTCGCCGTGGTGGGCGCGGGACCGGCTGGTCTGGCCTGCGCCCATCGTCTGGCGATGCACGGCCATGCCGTCACGCTCTATGACGCCCGGCCCAAGCCCGGTGGACTCAACGAATACGGCATCGCCGCCTACAAGACGGCCGACGGTTTTGCCGAGCGCGAGGTCGACTGGCTGATGCAGATCGGCGGCATCACCCTTGAAAACGGCAAGGCCCTCGGCCCCGACCTTTCCCTCGACACCCTGCGCGATCAGTTCGACGCGGTCTTCCTCGGCATCGGCCTGGGCAACGTCAACGCGCTCGGCCTCGACGGCGAGGACAAGACCGGCGTGCTCGACGCGGTCGATTTCATCTCCGATCTGCGCCAGGCCAGCGACCTGCGCGACCTTCAGGTGGGCCGCGACGTGGTGGTGATCGGCGGCGGCATGACCGCCATCGACGCCGCCGTGCAGGCTAAACTGCTGGGCGCGCTCAACGTCACGCTGGTCTATCGCCGTGGCCGCGACCGCATGAACGCCAGCGTCTTCGAGCAGGACCTCGCCGCCTCCAAGGGCGTGCGCATCATCACGAACGCCACGCCCCGCGCCCTCCACGGCAACGGCACCGTCCGCGAGATCGAGTTCGACTATACCGACGACGCCCTCACCCCCACGGGCGAAACCGTCCGCATCCCCGCCGACCAGGTGTTTAAGGCCATCGGTCAGGCGCTCGCCGGCGACGCCCTGCCCGATCTCGACGGCCGCAAGATCGCCGTCACCGGCCCGGGCCGCACCTCGGTCGCCGGCGTCTGGGCCGGAGGCGACTGCGCCGCGGGCGGCGACGACCTGACCGTGACGGCGGTGGCCCAAGGCCGCGACGCCGCCGAAGACATCCACGCGACCCTCAGCGCCTGA
- the smc gene encoding chromosome segregation protein SMC yields the protein MQFTKLRLTGFKSFVDPTDLFIQDGLTGVVGPNGCGKSNLLEALRWVMGENRPTSMRGSGMEDVIFAGAATRPARNFAEVSIHLDNSDRLAPAGFNDADHLEIIRRITRDVGSAYKVNGKDVRARDVQMLFADASTGAHSPALVRQGQISELINAKPTARRRILEEAAGISGLYQRRHEAELKLKGAESNLARVDDVIEQLATQLAQLARQAKQAARYRQIGEELRQAEGLLLYRRWKEADLARANAQKELTERTSDAARAEAAAREAARLRARADEALPPLREEAAIAAAVLQRLQVSRDTLAEQEAAARDRIETLQSRIEQLARDMEREESLNRDAGETIERLEWEAQELAKASDGHEGKLDAASGEAADASQVLQARETELSELTEDVARLAARHQSAQRLVEDSRKTRDRADAEAARAKDAVEAAQYTVSRAGEEFEAAEKAEKEATEAAQAAEVALTEADEARADAQGREADARAGRSEAEGEVSALSAEVSALARLLERDTAEGGQILDAVQVAAGYEKALGAALADDLRAPEVEADGPSGWVALDGYAQAQTLPEGVVALGTHVNVPGVLARRMAQIGLVDSDDGPRLQALLKPGQRLVSVEGDLWRWDGYRAWAEDAPSAAALRLEQLNRLEELKQQLSHATARAEGAQRAHETLKARLVELTEADKAAREARRAADGKVAEANRALSRAEAERSLAGSKLESLGLAVKRHEEEALAARKTLAEAEKAMGDLGDLDTARAEVEDVKMTVEAARMTMMSKRSAHDELRREGEARLKRSQEVTKELSGWRHRLETAKTRSAELAERKEASEAELAEAGAKPGELAAKREALNADISKAEARRAEAADTLSNAEGVAREAVANERDAERLAGEAREARARSEARADAARETQAQAAGRIEEELDCSPEDLLETLQADPETMPASEAIEADVNRLKRQRDALGAVNLRAEEDAREVQEEHDTLVNEKSDLEEAIRTLRNGIASLNREGRERLLTAFEQVNSNFSMLFKHLFGGGEANLVMVESDDPLEAGLEIMCQPPGKKLATLSLLSGGEQTLTALALIFAVFLANPAPICVLDEVDAPLDDANVGRFCDLLDEMCRRTETRFLIITHHAVTMSRMDRLFGVTMGEQGVSQLVSVDLKKAEQMVA from the coding sequence GTGCAGTTCACCAAGCTGAGATTGACCGGGTTCAAGAGCTTCGTCGACCCCACCGACCTTTTTATCCAAGACGGTCTGACCGGGGTGGTTGGGCCGAACGGATGCGGCAAGTCGAACCTGCTGGAGGCGTTGCGCTGGGTGATGGGCGAGAACCGCCCGACCTCGATGCGGGGCTCGGGTATGGAGGACGTGATCTTTGCCGGGGCGGCGACGCGGCCGGCGCGCAACTTTGCCGAGGTGAGCATTCATCTGGACAATTCCGACCGGCTGGCGCCGGCGGGGTTCAACGACGCCGATCACCTGGAGATCATTCGGCGGATCACGCGGGATGTGGGCAGCGCCTACAAGGTGAACGGCAAGGACGTGCGGGCGCGGGACGTGCAGATGCTGTTTGCCGATGCCTCGACGGGTGCGCACTCTCCGGCGCTGGTGCGGCAGGGGCAGATCTCGGAGCTGATCAACGCCAAGCCCACGGCGCGGCGGCGAATCCTGGAGGAGGCGGCGGGGATTTCCGGGCTTTATCAGCGGCGGCACGAGGCGGAGCTGAAGCTGAAGGGGGCCGAGAGCAACCTTGCGCGGGTCGATGACGTGATCGAGCAATTGGCGACGCAACTGGCGCAGCTGGCACGGCAGGCGAAGCAGGCGGCGCGGTACCGGCAGATCGGCGAGGAATTGCGGCAGGCCGAGGGGCTGTTGTTGTACCGGCGCTGGAAGGAAGCGGACCTGGCGCGGGCCAATGCGCAGAAGGAACTGACCGAGCGGACGAGCGATGCGGCCCGGGCCGAGGCGGCGGCGCGCGAGGCGGCAAGGCTGCGGGCGCGGGCCGACGAGGCGCTGCCGCCGCTGCGCGAGGAAGCGGCGATTGCGGCGGCGGTGTTGCAGCGGTTGCAAGTGAGCCGGGACACGCTGGCCGAGCAGGAGGCTGCCGCCAGGGACCGGATCGAGACGCTGCAATCGCGGATCGAGCAGTTGGCCCGCGACATGGAGCGCGAGGAGAGCCTGAACCGCGACGCGGGCGAGACGATCGAGCGGCTGGAATGGGAAGCGCAGGAACTGGCCAAGGCCTCGGACGGGCATGAGGGCAAGCTGGATGCGGCGAGCGGTGAGGCGGCGGATGCCAGCCAGGTGTTGCAGGCGCGGGAGACCGAGCTGTCGGAACTGACCGAGGATGTTGCGCGGCTGGCCGCGCGGCACCAGTCGGCGCAGCGGCTGGTCGAGGACAGCCGCAAGACCCGCGACCGGGCGGACGCCGAGGCGGCGCGGGCCAAGGACGCGGTGGAAGCGGCGCAATACACAGTGAGCCGTGCAGGCGAGGAATTCGAGGCCGCCGAGAAAGCCGAGAAAGAGGCGACCGAGGCGGCGCAGGCGGCGGAGGTCGCGCTGACTGAAGCCGACGAGGCGCGGGCCGATGCGCAGGGGCGCGAGGCCGACGCCCGGGCCGGACGCTCGGAAGCCGAGGGCGAGGTGAGCGCCCTGTCGGCGGAAGTGTCGGCGTTGGCGCGCCTGCTGGAGCGGGACACCGCCGAGGGCGGACAGATCCTTGACGCGGTGCAGGTGGCGGCGGGATATGAAAAGGCGCTGGGCGCGGCTTTGGCAGACGACCTGCGCGCGCCGGAGGTGGAGGCGGACGGGCCCTCGGGCTGGGTTGCGCTGGACGGGTATGCTCAGGCGCAGACCTTGCCCGAGGGTGTCGTGGCGCTGGGCACGCATGTGAACGTACCGGGTGTGCTGGCGCGGCGGATGGCGCAGATCGGGCTGGTGGATTCGGATGACGGGCCACGGTTGCAGGCGCTTCTGAAACCGGGGCAGCGGCTGGTCAGCGTCGAGGGTGACCTGTGGCGCTGGGACGGGTACCGCGCCTGGGCCGAGGATGCGCCGTCGGCCGCCGCGCTGCGGCTGGAACAGCTGAACCGGCTGGAGGAGTTGAAGCAGCAGCTGTCGCATGCCACGGCGCGGGCCGAGGGCGCGCAGAGAGCGCACGAGACGCTTAAGGCCCGGCTGGTGGAGTTGACCGAGGCGGACAAGGCCGCGCGCGAGGCACGCCGCGCTGCCGATGGCAAGGTCGCCGAGGCGAACCGGGCGCTGAGCCGGGCCGAGGCGGAGCGGAGCCTGGCGGGGTCCAAGTTGGAAAGCCTCGGTCTGGCGGTGAAGCGCCACGAGGAGGAGGCGCTGGCCGCGCGCAAGACGCTCGCCGAGGCGGAGAAGGCGATGGGCGACCTGGGTGATCTGGATACCGCGCGCGCCGAGGTGGAAGACGTCAAGATGACGGTCGAGGCGGCGCGGATGACGATGATGTCCAAACGCTCGGCCCATGACGAGCTGCGCCGCGAGGGCGAGGCACGGCTGAAGCGCAGCCAGGAAGTGACCAAGGAATTGTCCGGCTGGCGGCACCGGCTGGAGACGGCGAAGACGCGCAGCGCGGAGCTTGCCGAGCGCAAGGAGGCGAGCGAAGCGGAGCTGGCCGAGGCCGGGGCGAAGCCCGGCGAACTGGCGGCGAAGCGCGAGGCGTTGAATGCGGACATTTCGAAGGCCGAGGCGCGGCGGGCCGAGGCGGCTGACACGCTGTCGAACGCCGAAGGCGTCGCGCGTGAGGCTGTGGCCAACGAGCGCGACGCCGAGCGCCTGGCCGGCGAGGCGCGCGAGGCGCGGGCGCGGTCCGAGGCGCGCGCGGACGCCGCGCGCGAGACCCAGGCACAGGCGGCGGGACGGATCGAGGAGGAACTGGACTGTTCGCCCGAGGACCTGCTGGAGACGTTGCAGGCCGATCCCGAGACCATGCCCGCCTCGGAAGCCATCGAGGCCGATGTAAACCGCCTGAAACGCCAGCGCGATGCGCTGGGCGCGGTGAACCTGCGGGCCGAGGAAGACGCGCGGGAAGTCCAAGAAGAGCACGACACGCTGGTCAACGAAAAGTCCGATCTTGAGGAAGCGATCCGCACCCTTCGCAATGGTATCGCGTCGCTGAACCGCGAAGGGCGCGAACGGCTGCTGACGGCGTTCGAGCAGGTGAATTCGAATTTCTCGATGCTGTTCAAGCACCTTTTCGGCGGCGGCGAGGCGAACCTGGTGATGGTCGAGAGCGACGACCCGCTGGAGGCAGGGCTGGAGATCATGTGCCAGCCGCCGGGCAAGAAGCTGGCGACGCTGAGCCTGCTGTCGGGGGGCGAGCAGACGCTGACCGCGCTGGCGCTGATCTTTGCGGTGTTCCTGGCCAACCCGGCGCCGATCTGCGTGCTGGACGAGGTGGACGCGCCCCTGGACGACGCGAATGTGGGCCGGTTCTGCGACCTTCTGGACGAGATGTGCCGCCGGACCGAGACGCGGTTTTTGATCATCACGCACCACGCGGTGACGATGAGCCGGATGGACCGCCTGTTCGGGGTGACGATGGGCGAGCAGGGGGTGAGCCAGCTTGTTTCGGTCGACCTGAAGAAGGCCGAGCAGATGGTGGCGTGA
- a CDS encoding Lin0512 family protein → MTDHRFIIEMGMGNDQYGMDYQKAAARAIESAIRRSAIPMYATTALDPSQMRVQVTIGVQEPDKLDTDALATCLPRGNATVTATFGGHNVVNPDTGDTIVIATAAVEAFLPDQSGNYTAG, encoded by the coding sequence ATGACCGATCACCGCTTCATCATCGAAATGGGCATGGGCAACGACCAGTACGGCATGGATTATCAAAAGGCCGCCGCCCGCGCGATCGAATCCGCCATCCGCCGCTCGGCGATCCCGATGTACGCGACCACCGCGCTCGACCCCTCGCAGATGCGCGTGCAGGTCACCATCGGCGTGCAGGAGCCGGACAAGCTCGACACGGATGCGCTCGCCACTTGCCTTCCGCGCGGAAACGCCACCGTCACGGCCACGTTCGGCGGGCACAATGTGGTGAACCCCGACACCGGCGACACCATCGTCATCGCCACCGCGGCGGTCGAGGCGTTCCTGCCCGACCAGTCCGGCAACTACACCGCCGGTTAA
- a CDS encoding PRC-barrel domain-containing protein, translated as MKLIGSTAIAMALAATTAFAQSDSNEEMDTDTGNTQVESSTGMNSSDNSADASGNMQTEGDSDKTAMNDSGLDWDKSSEEMSQMQGELIRSRDITGGAVYTTNEANDEGESWDMAEYDEVNSEWNQIGEIEDLVMSKDGKLTGIIVEVGGFLDIGDKHVMLSVKDAKLVPVDDMSYTFVTRFNEEDIEAMNSVDEGFWN; from the coding sequence ATGAAACTGATCGGCAGCACAGCCATCGCAATGGCCCTGGCCGCAACCACCGCGTTCGCGCAAAGCGACTCGAACGAGGAAATGGACACCGACACCGGCAACACGCAGGTTGAGTCCAGCACCGGGATGAACAGTTCGGACAACAGCGCCGACGCCAGCGGCAACATGCAGACCGAAGGCGATTCCGACAAGACCGCCATGAATGACAGCGGCCTGGACTGGGACAAGTCCAGCGAAGAAATGAGCCAGATGCAAGGCGAGTTGATCCGCAGCCGCGACATCACCGGCGGCGCGGTCTACACCACCAACGAAGCCAACGACGAAGGCGAAAGCTGGGACATGGCCGAGTATGACGAAGTCAACTCGGAATGGAACCAGATCGGCGAGATCGAAGATCTCGTGATGTCCAAGGACGGCAAGCTGACCGGCATCATCGTCGAAGTCGGCGGTTTCCTCGACATCGGTGACAAGCACGTCATGCTGTCGGTGAAGGACGCCAAGCTCGTCCCCGTCGACGACATGAGCTACACGTTCGTCACCCGCTTCAACGAAGAAGACATCGAGGCCATGAACAGCGTCGACGAAGGCTTCTGGAACTAA
- a CDS encoding FCD domain-containing protein: MPFQKVTPEKLSLAVTRQIEKLILRGILRPGERLPSERELADRFGVSRPSLREAVAELQQKGLLTTRAGAGIFVADVLGSAFSPALIELFASDDEAVFDVIAFRRDMEGLAAERAARLASDTDLEVIAATFARMEQAKGRANPEREARLDAEFHMAILEASHNVVMLHMMRSMFQLMQDGVFYNRKVIFNQSTRRSSLLDQHRAIRDAILARDPKAARAAVETHLDFVERALTDQRKAEAHEHIARQRLEHENRR, translated from the coding sequence ATGCCGTTCCAGAAAGTCACGCCCGAAAAACTCTCGCTCGCGGTCACCCGCCAGATCGAGAAGCTGATCCTGCGCGGCATCCTGCGCCCCGGCGAACGCCTGCCCTCGGAACGCGAGCTTGCCGACCGCTTCGGCGTCTCCCGTCCGTCCCTGCGCGAGGCCGTGGCCGAGCTTCAGCAGAAAGGCCTGCTGACCACACGCGCCGGCGCCGGCATCTTCGTGGCCGACGTGCTGGGCAGCGCATTCTCTCCCGCCCTCATCGAGCTTTTCGCCAGCGATGACGAGGCGGTCTTCGACGTCATCGCCTTCCGCCGCGACATGGAAGGCCTCGCCGCCGAACGCGCCGCCCGGCTCGCCTCCGACACCGACCTCGAGGTCATCGCCGCCACTTTCGCCCGCATGGAACAGGCCAAGGGCCGCGCCAATCCCGAACGCGAGGCGCGGCTCGATGCCGAGTTCCACATGGCCATACTGGAGGCCAGCCACAACGTGGTGATGCTGCACATGATGCGCTCGATGTTCCAGCTGATGCAGGACGGCGTGTTCTACAACCGCAAGGTCATTTTCAACCAGTCCACCAGGCGCTCCAGCCTGCTGGACCAGCACCGTGCCATCCGCGACGCGATCCTTGCCCGCGATCCCAAAGCGGCCCGCGCGGCGGTCGAGACACATCTCGATTTCGTCGAACGGGCGCTGACCGACCAGCGCAAGGCCGAGGCCCACGAACACATCGCCCGCCAGCGCCTGGAACACGAGAACCGCCGGTGA
- a CDS encoding Lin0512 family protein → MPKTRLLTEFGIGSSLRHRDYTAAARRALQDALWRNSINLAELFGQPKEAMIIDVEIAAPDPDAVDTAALSDVFPYGQVTVTAHKGGLDVPRPDGEPTVIVNAAINVSLNLEPAK, encoded by the coding sequence ATGCCCAAAACGCGCCTTCTCACCGAATTCGGCATCGGCTCGTCCCTGCGCCACCGCGATTACACCGCCGCCGCCCGCCGCGCGTTGCAGGACGCGCTCTGGCGCAACTCCATCAACCTCGCGGAGCTTTTCGGCCAACCGAAAGAGGCGATGATCATCGACGTGGAAATCGCCGCGCCGGACCCCGACGCCGTCGACACCGCCGCTTTGTCGGACGTCTTCCCCTACGGCCAGGTCACCGTCACCGCCCACAAGGGCGGCCTCGACGTCCCCCGTCCCGACGGCGAGCCCACCGTCATCGTCAACGCCGCCATCAATGTCAGCCTGAACCTGGAGCCCGCGAAATGA
- a CDS encoding N-(5'-phosphoribosyl)anthranilate isomerase: MTQIIRPVPAAPWVAQLFSSQSARKGAVVRRSRRWVEREVGRDAFEREVRRRGFHLIETGDQMIVVCHAGPIRIVF, from the coding sequence ATGACGCAGATCATTCGTCCCGTTCCCGCCGCGCCCTGGGTGGCGCAACTTTTCTCGAGCCAGTCCGCGCGCAAGGGTGCTGTCGTGCGCCGCTCGCGTCGGTGGGTGGAGCGCGAGGTCGGCCGCGACGCGTTCGAGCGCGAAGTGCGCAGGCGGGGGTTTCACCTGATTGAAACCGGCGACCAGATGATCGTCGTTTGCCATGCGGGGCCCATCCGGATCGTGTTTTGA
- a CDS encoding GNAT family N-acetyltransferase → MLIIEQANPKAPGPRALLEQSHAMMRALFPPEDNYFLDLEELRGPGICFVAARDGAETLGTGALAFKRGYAEIKSMFTSPAARGRGVGAAILRALEDEARGDDVPVLRLETGEVLDAAIRLYERHGFTRCGIFGDYRPNATSVYMEKALTAPTVQNG, encoded by the coding sequence ATGCTCATCATCGAACAGGCCAACCCCAAGGCCCCCGGCCCCCGCGCCCTGCTGGAACAAAGCCACGCCATGATGCGCGCGCTTTTTCCGCCCGAAGACAATTATTTCCTCGACCTGGAGGAGCTGCGCGGGCCCGGCATCTGCTTTGTCGCCGCCCGGGACGGGGCCGAAACGCTGGGCACCGGGGCGCTGGCGTTCAAGCGCGGCTATGCCGAGATCAAGTCGATGTTCACGTCTCCCGCCGCCCGCGGCCGCGGCGTCGGCGCCGCGATCCTGCGCGCGCTCGAGGACGAGGCCCGCGGCGACGACGTGCCCGTTCTGCGGCTCGAAACGGGCGAGGTCCTCGACGCCGCGATCCGTCTTTACGAACGGCACGGCTTCACCCGGTGCGGCATCTTCGGCGACTACCGCCCGAACGCCACGAGCGTCTACATGGAAAAGGCCCTGACCGCGCCCACGGTTCAGAACGGGTAG
- the preA gene encoding NAD-dependent dihydropyrimidine dehydrogenase subunit PreA, with the protein MADLTTNFIGITSPNPFWLASAPPTDKEYNVRRAFEAGWGGVVWKTLGEEGPPVVNVNGPRYGAIWGADRRLLGLNNIELITDRPLQTNLDEMTRVKKDYPDRALIASLMVPVDEDSWKSILDRVLETGCDGVELNFGCPHGMSERGMGSAVGQVPEYVGQVTEWCKKHSDLPVIVKLTPNITDVRKPAQAARDGGADAVSLINTINSITSVNLDSFAPEPTIDGKGAHGGYCGPAVKPIALNMVAEIARTPSLAGLPISGIGGITTWRDAAEFMSLGAGNVQVCTAAMTYGFKIVQEMISGLSQFMDEKGFTSTDQLVGRAVPNLSDWQHLNLNYVTKARIDQDLCIKCGRCYAACEDTSHQAISISPDRTFEVIDAECVACNLCVNVCPVENCITMEELAPGTTDPRTGKTVQNDYANWTTHPNNPGTCAAE; encoded by the coding sequence ATGGCTGACCTGACCACGAACTTCATCGGCATCACCTCGCCCAACCCCTTCTGGCTGGCCTCCGCCCCGCCCACGGACAAGGAATACAACGTCCGCCGCGCCTTCGAGGCCGGCTGGGGCGGCGTGGTCTGGAAGACCCTGGGCGAAGAAGGCCCGCCCGTGGTCAACGTCAACGGACCGCGCTATGGCGCGATCTGGGGCGCCGACCGCCGCCTGCTGGGGCTGAACAACATCGAACTGATCACCGACCGGCCTTTGCAAACCAATCTCGACGAGATGACGCGGGTCAAGAAAGACTACCCTGACCGCGCGCTCATCGCGTCCCTGATGGTGCCCGTGGACGAGGACAGCTGGAAATCCATCCTCGACCGCGTTCTGGAAACCGGCTGCGACGGGGTCGAACTGAACTTCGGCTGTCCCCACGGCATGTCCGAACGCGGCATGGGCTCCGCTGTGGGCCAGGTGCCGGAATATGTGGGCCAGGTCACCGAATGGTGCAAGAAACACTCCGATCTGCCCGTCATCGTCAAGCTCACGCCCAACATCACCGACGTCCGCAAACCCGCCCAGGCGGCCAGGGACGGTGGCGCCGACGCGGTCTCGCTGATCAACACGATCAACTCGATCACCTCCGTCAACCTCGACAGCTTCGCCCCCGAACCCACCATCGACGGCAAGGGCGCCCATGGCGGCTATTGCGGCCCCGCGGTGAAACCCATCGCCCTCAACATGGTGGCCGAGATCGCCCGCACGCCCTCGCTCGCCGGTCTGCCCATTTCAGGCATCGGCGGGATCACCACCTGGCGCGACGCGGCCGAATTCATGTCGCTGGGGGCCGGCAATGTGCAGGTCTGCACGGCGGCCATGACCTATGGCTTCAAGATCGTGCAGGAGATGATCTCCGGCCTGTCGCAGTTCATGGACGAGAAGGGCTTCACCTCGACCGATCAGCTTGTCGGCCGCGCCGTGCCGAACCTTTCGGACTGGCAGCACCTCAACCTCAACTACGTCACCAAGGCCCGGATCGACCAGGACCTCTGCATCAAGTGCGGCCGCTGCTATGCCGCCTGCGAGGACACCTCGCACCAGGCCATCTCGATATCCCCGGACCGCACGTTCGAGGTGATCGACGCCGAATGCGTCGCCTGCAACCTCTGCGTCAATGTCTGCCCGGTCGAGAACTGCATCACGATGGAAGAGCTGGCCCCCGGCACGACCGATCCCCGGACCGGCAAGACGGTGCAGAACGACTACGCCAACTGGACCACCCACCCAAACAACCCGGGAACCTGCGCCGCAGAATAA
- a CDS encoding TetR family transcriptional regulator C-terminal domain-containing protein, with protein MEDGRTPEGGAKPSRIQLRNRKRILDAALDVFSMHGFRGATLDQIAEASGLSKPNILYYFAGKEEIHVTLLNGLMDTWLDPMRAIDPAGEPLAEILRYVHRKLEMSRALPRESRLFANEILQGAPMIGPGLVSDLKPLVDKTAALIESWGAAGRLKPVDGRHLIFSIWATTQHYADFDAQVQALLEGRDVHGEASVFLDALYRRMLAV; from the coding sequence ATGGAAGACGGGAGGACGCCCGAGGGCGGGGCCAAGCCGAGCCGGATACAGTTGCGTAACCGCAAGCGTATCCTGGACGCGGCGCTGGACGTGTTTTCGATGCACGGGTTCCGGGGGGCGACGCTGGACCAGATCGCCGAGGCGTCGGGGTTGTCCAAGCCCAACATTCTTTATTATTTTGCCGGCAAGGAAGAGATCCATGTCACGCTGCTGAACGGGTTGATGGACACGTGGCTGGATCCGATGCGCGCCATCGATCCCGCCGGCGAACCGCTGGCGGAGATCCTGCGCTATGTGCATCGCAAGCTGGAGATGAGCCGGGCGCTGCCGCGCGAGAGCCGGCTGTTTGCCAACGAGATCCTGCAAGGCGCGCCGATGATCGGGCCCGGGCTGGTGTCGGATCTCAAGCCGCTGGTGGACAAGACCGCGGCGCTGATCGAATCCTGGGGCGCGGCGGGGCGGCTGAAACCGGTCGACGGGCGGCACCTGATCTTTTCGATCTGGGCCACGACGCAGCACTATGCGGATTTCGACGCGCAGGTGCAGGCGCTGTTGGAGGGCCGGGACGTTCACGGCGAGGCGTCCGTGTTCCTGGATGCGCTCTATCGCCGGATGCTGGCGGTGTAG